The following proteins come from a genomic window of Iamia sp. SCSIO 61187:
- a CDS encoding cysteine desulfurase-like protein, translated as MAPPYDVARLRRRFPALASGLAFFDGPGGSQTPDVVADAVRATLAGPLSNRGDLTLAQDNAERAVVEARAALADLLEADPQGVVFGRSFTQITFDIARAMAKRWGPGDEVVVSRLDHDGNVRPWVLTAEAVGATVRWVDLDPASGELAMGSLDRAITPRTRLVAITGASNLIGTRPDVAAVAAATHHVGAWLYLDAVHLVPHEAVSLRTSGADLVGCSTYKLLGPHAGVVAGRPEILEQLHPDKLLPSTDAVPERFELGTLPYELMAGATAAVDLVADLVPDDEGATRRQRIETSMAAVATHEDRLRDRIEADLSERSGVTLWSRASHRTPTILATFADHDAGAVSRQLAEHGINAPAGTFYAHEAAQRLGLGPDGGLRIGVAPYTDDADVDRLLGALDETLR; from the coding sequence GTGGCCCCGCCCTACGACGTCGCCCGCCTCCGCCGGCGCTTCCCGGCGCTCGCCAGCGGGCTCGCCTTCTTCGACGGTCCGGGTGGGTCGCAGACCCCCGACGTGGTCGCCGACGCGGTGCGGGCGACGCTCGCCGGGCCGCTGTCGAACCGGGGCGACCTCACGCTGGCCCAGGACAACGCCGAGCGGGCCGTGGTCGAGGCCCGCGCCGCCCTGGCCGACCTGCTCGAGGCCGACCCGCAGGGGGTCGTGTTCGGCCGCAGCTTCACCCAGATCACCTTCGACATCGCCCGGGCGATGGCCAAGCGGTGGGGCCCCGGCGACGAGGTCGTGGTCAGTCGACTGGACCACGACGGGAACGTCCGGCCGTGGGTGCTCACCGCCGAGGCGGTCGGGGCCACGGTGCGCTGGGTCGACCTCGACCCGGCGAGCGGCGAGCTGGCGATGGGGTCGCTCGACCGGGCGATCACGCCGCGCACCCGGCTGGTGGCGATCACCGGGGCGTCGAACCTGATCGGGACCCGGCCCGACGTCGCCGCCGTCGCCGCCGCGACCCACCACGTCGGGGCCTGGCTCTACCTCGACGCCGTGCACCTCGTCCCCCACGAGGCCGTGTCGCTCCGCACGAGCGGCGCCGACCTGGTCGGGTGCTCGACCTACAAGCTCCTCGGGCCGCACGCCGGCGTGGTCGCCGGGCGCCCCGAGATCCTCGAGCAGCTGCACCCCGACAAGCTGCTGCCGTCCACCGACGCGGTGCCCGAGCGCTTCGAGCTGGGCACCCTCCCCTACGAGCTGATGGCGGGGGCGACCGCCGCGGTGGACCTCGTCGCCGACCTCGTCCCCGACGACGAGGGGGCCACCCGCCGACAGCGCATCGAGACGTCGATGGCCGCCGTCGCCACCCACGAGGATCGGCTCCGCGACCGGATCGAGGCGGACCTGTCCGAGCGATCGGGGGTGACGCTGTGGTCCCGGGCCAGCCACCGGACGCCGACGATCCTCGCCACCTTCGCCGACCACGACGCCGGCGCCGTCTCCCGGCAGCTGGCCGAGCACGGCATCAACGCCCCGGCCGGCACCTTCTACGCCCACGAGGCGGCACAGCGCCTCGGCCTCGGCCCCGACGGCGGGCTGCGGATCGGCGTCGCCCCCTACACCGACGACGCCGACGTCGACCGGCTGCTCGGGGCGCTGGACGAAACCCTGCGCTGA
- a CDS encoding glycosyltransferase — protein sequence MIRRLLLVLDSSGDGARSLLDLARWAATAHDVTITAVVLDADDEARTLDGVTTVRRPTPTIGVVRATAELTGRPGLARRAARIWRRRVLADAPTFDVVVAGSAEALMALDEMADPRPPVVAHLPLLDETWSGRPRPADLARRLSSVALTVVPAEPVARWATRDRAHGGLGLDPRRVRHHPGPVDPPSRHPRPGPDAAALVVGCGPVGWRAGTDLFAAVAGAVGAEVDGRTVHWTWIGDDDVDGTAADVRDDLDLRGLRHRVRITPDGPERADRLAAADLLLVTGRVDPYPLPAVQAALAGTPVAGFTPGTALLGEAGHDGRRVDRLDVDALADQVRELLTHPDRGRLLAGDLARAAASATTPLAAASLWADIEDAVAAVTAPAPGDPAPPVLVIRSDGRASDLVAGAAAGDADRHEGER from the coding sequence GTGATCCGCCGGCTCCTCCTCGTGCTGGACTCGTCGGGCGACGGCGCCCGGAGCCTGCTCGACCTGGCCCGCTGGGCGGCGACGGCCCACGACGTCACCATCACCGCGGTGGTGCTGGACGCCGACGACGAGGCCCGCACGCTCGACGGCGTCACGACCGTGCGCCGCCCGACCCCGACGATCGGTGTCGTGCGGGCCACCGCCGAGCTCACCGGTCGCCCCGGGCTGGCCCGGCGGGCGGCCCGGATCTGGCGACGCCGGGTGCTCGCCGACGCCCCCACCTTCGACGTCGTCGTGGCCGGGTCGGCCGAGGCCCTCATGGCCCTCGACGAGATGGCCGACCCGCGACCGCCCGTGGTGGCCCACCTCCCCCTGCTGGACGAGACCTGGTCGGGCCGTCCCCGCCCCGCCGACCTCGCCCGGCGGCTGTCGTCCGTGGCCCTCACGGTCGTGCCGGCCGAGCCGGTCGCCCGGTGGGCCACCCGCGACCGGGCCCACGGCGGCCTGGGCCTCGACCCGCGCCGGGTGCGCCACCACCCCGGCCCCGTCGACCCGCCCTCCCGTCACCCCCGCCCCGGGCCCGACGCCGCCGCCCTGGTGGTCGGCTGCGGGCCCGTCGGGTGGCGGGCGGGCACCGACCTGTTCGCCGCGGTGGCGGGCGCGGTGGGCGCCGAGGTCGACGGGCGCACCGTCCACTGGACGTGGATCGGTGACGACGACGTCGACGGCACCGCCGCCGACGTCCGCGACGACCTCGACCTGCGCGGGCTGCGGCACCGGGTGCGGATCACCCCCGACGGGCCCGAGCGGGCCGACCGGCTGGCCGCCGCCGACCTCCTCCTCGTCACCGGTCGGGTCGACCCGTACCCGCTGCCCGCGGTCCAGGCCGCCCTCGCCGGCACGCCCGTCGCCGGGTTCACGCCCGGCACCGCCCTGCTGGGCGAGGCCGGTCACGATGGACGCCGGGTCGACCGCCTCGACGTGGACGCGCTGGCCGACCAGGTCCGCGAGCTGCTCACCCACCCGGACCGGGGCCGTCTCCTGGCCGGCGACCTGGCCCGGGCCGCGGCCAGCGCCACGACCCCCCTCGCCGCCGCCTCGCTCTGGGCCGACATCGAGGACGCCGTCGCCGCCGTCACCGCCCCGGCCCCCGGCGATCCGGCGCCCCCGGTGCTGGTGATCCGGTCCGACGGCCGGGCGTCGGACCTGGTCGCCGGGGCGGCGGCCGGCGACGCCGACCGCCACGAGGGCGAACGGTGA
- a CDS encoding acetyl-CoA C-acetyltransferase, producing MPEAVIVSTARTPIGRAMKGSLKNERPDDLTAFIVDTALNQVPELDRTTVEDLILGCGQPAGESGFNMARIAAIQAGMPDVPGVTINRYCSSSLQAIRMATHAIRAGEGDVFVAAGVETVSRFLNGMADVGGAKNPRYADAEARTAARQAGGQGDWAPAEGLPDVYIAMGETAENVAELTGTTREEMDEFAALSQQRATASIENGFWEGEITPVVTTDDEGNEVTVTRDDGIRAGTTAEGLANLKPAFRPDGRVTAGNACPLNDGAAAVVVMSDTRAAELGLTPLARVVASGVTGLNPEIMGLGPIEASKQALARAGMTIDDIDLVEINEAFAAQVIPSAKELGISWDKLNVNGGAIAVGHPFGMTGARIATTLIHGLQDADKTFGLETMCVGGGQGMAMIFERLS from the coding sequence GTGCCCGAAGCCGTCATCGTCTCCACCGCCCGCACCCCCATCGGGCGGGCCATGAAGGGCTCGCTCAAGAACGAGCGGCCCGACGACCTCACCGCCTTCATCGTCGACACGGCGCTGAACCAGGTCCCCGAGCTGGACCGCACCACCGTCGAGGACCTGATCCTCGGCTGCGGCCAGCCCGCCGGCGAGTCGGGGTTCAACATGGCCCGCATCGCCGCCATCCAGGCCGGCATGCCCGACGTCCCCGGCGTCACCATCAACCGCTACTGCTCGTCGTCGCTCCAGGCGATCCGCATGGCCACCCACGCCATCCGCGCCGGTGAGGGCGACGTCTTCGTCGCCGCCGGCGTCGAGACCGTCAGCCGCTTCCTCAACGGCATGGCCGACGTGGGCGGGGCCAAGAACCCCCGCTACGCCGACGCCGAGGCCCGCACCGCCGCCCGCCAGGCCGGCGGCCAGGGCGACTGGGCCCCGGCCGAGGGCCTGCCCGACGTCTACATCGCCATGGGCGAGACGGCCGAGAACGTGGCCGAGCTCACCGGCACCACCCGCGAGGAGATGGACGAGTTCGCCGCCCTCTCGCAGCAGCGGGCCACGGCCTCGATCGAGAACGGCTTCTGGGAGGGCGAGATCACCCCCGTGGTCACCACCGACGACGAGGGCAACGAGGTCACCGTCACCCGCGACGACGGCATCCGCGCCGGCACCACCGCCGAGGGCCTGGCCAACCTCAAGCCCGCCTTCCGGCCCGACGGTCGGGTCACCGCCGGCAACGCCTGCCCCCTGAACGACGGCGCCGCCGCCGTGGTCGTCATGAGCGACACCCGCGCCGCCGAGCTGGGGCTCACCCCCCTGGCCCGCGTCGTCGCCTCCGGCGTGACCGGCCTCAACCCCGAGATCATGGGACTCGGCCCCATCGAGGCGTCGAAGCAGGCCCTCGCCCGCGCCGGCATGACCATCGACGACATCGACCTGGTCGAGATCAACGAGGCCTTCGCCGCCCAGGTGATCCCGTCGGCGAAGGAGCTCGGCATCAGCTGGGACAAGCTGAACGTCAACGGCGGCGCCATCGCCGTGGGCCACCCCTTCGGCATGACCGGCGCCCGCATCGCCACCACGCTGATCCACGGCCTGCAGGACGCCGACAAGACGTTCGGCCTGGAGACCATGTGCGTCGGCGGCGGCCAGGGCATGGCCATGATCTTCGAGCGCCTCAGCTGA
- a CDS encoding SDR family oxidoreductase: MSLDGTTCIITGGARGIGYALADRFLAEGAGGVAVVDLETADAEAAATRLVDTHGDRVVGLGADVSDAAQVQAVVDATTARFGPVGLFAANAGIGTAQGLMADDATWDRIWKVNVMAHVVAARIVVPDMVERGGGTFLTTASAAGLLAQIGDAGYSVTKHAAEAFAEWLAITYGDQGLRVHCLCPQGVNTDMIRGGRGSSAVETVALQGVLEPEQVADAVVTAMAEGRFLVLPHPEVAQFYERRATDPDRWLAGMRRLQAKVVGAIGGG, translated from the coding sequence ATGAGCCTGGACGGGACGACGTGCATCATCACCGGCGGCGCACGGGGCATCGGGTACGCCCTCGCCGACCGGTTCCTGGCCGAGGGGGCGGGCGGCGTGGCCGTGGTCGACCTCGAGACCGCCGACGCCGAGGCCGCCGCGACCCGCCTGGTCGACACCCACGGGGACCGGGTCGTCGGGCTGGGCGCCGACGTCAGCGACGCCGCACAGGTCCAGGCGGTGGTCGACGCCACCACGGCCCGGTTCGGGCCCGTCGGCCTGTTCGCCGCCAACGCCGGCATCGGCACCGCCCAGGGGCTGATGGCCGACGACGCCACGTGGGACCGGATCTGGAAGGTCAACGTCATGGCCCACGTCGTGGCCGCCCGCATCGTCGTGCCCGACATGGTGGAGCGGGGCGGCGGCACCTTCCTCACCACCGCCTCGGCCGCCGGGCTGCTGGCCCAGATCGGCGACGCCGGGTACTCGGTCACCAAGCACGCCGCCGAGGCCTTCGCCGAGTGGCTGGCCATCACCTACGGCGACCAGGGCCTCCGGGTCCACTGCCTGTGCCCGCAGGGCGTCAACACCGACATGATCCGGGGCGGCCGGGGCAGCTCCGCGGTCGAGACCGTCGCCCTGCAGGGCGTGCTCGAGCCCGAGCAGGTCGCCGACGCGGTGGTGACGGCCATGGCCGAGGGGCGCTTCCTCGTCCTCCCCCACCCCGAGGTGGCCCAGTTCTACGAGCGCCGGGCGACCGACCCCGACCGCTGGCTGGCCGGCATGCGCCGGCTCCAGGCCAAGGTGGTCGGCGCCATCGGCGGGGGCTGA
- a CDS encoding uracil-DNA glycosylase family protein, whose product MRPGLDAATVAAYDVGAATYAARGTIPATERAAALVARRLPDGPLLDLGCGTGNDLGVLGAGVVGLDPSAAMLGEARAAHPAVPLVRAAAGALPVRPRSLAGAWASKSLQHLPAAHLPLALADLHRGLAVGAPISLRLFAGAGVVTSDADDDLPGRQFTLWDPGALVGLVEGAGFVDVHARTDAGVGKPSDWPFLDVTATRGRTLADTVGPGMRLLVSGLNPSLHAADAGVGYVGPGNRFWPALAEAGLLPPGADRDPWRLLATGGIGMTDLVKRATPRASDLTTAEYRAGVARLDRLCTMLAPEAVLLVGLAGWRAGADRAATPGWQARHLGASPVYVMPSTSGLNAGTSRADLVAHLRAAAIGPPQAAP is encoded by the coding sequence GTGAGGCCCGGGCTCGACGCCGCGACGGTGGCGGCCTACGACGTCGGCGCCGCGACCTACGCCGCCCGGGGGACGATCCCGGCCACCGAGCGGGCCGCCGCCCTCGTCGCCCGGCGCCTCCCCGACGGCCCGCTGCTCGACCTCGGCTGCGGGACGGGGAACGACCTCGGCGTGCTCGGCGCCGGCGTCGTCGGCCTCGACCCGTCGGCGGCCATGCTCGGCGAGGCCCGGGCCGCCCACCCCGCGGTCCCGCTGGTGCGGGCCGCGGCCGGGGCGCTCCCCGTCCGCCCCCGCTCGCTGGCGGGGGCGTGGGCCTCGAAGTCGCTCCAGCACCTGCCCGCCGCCCACCTCCCGCTCGCCCTCGCCGACCTGCACCGGGGCCTCGCCGTCGGGGCGCCGATCTCGCTGCGGCTCTTCGCCGGCGCGGGCGTCGTCACCAGCGACGCCGACGACGACCTCCCGGGGCGCCAGTTCACCCTGTGGGACCCCGGGGCCCTGGTGGGGCTGGTCGAGGGCGCCGGGTTCGTCGACGTCCACGCCCGCACCGACGCGGGCGTCGGCAAGCCCAGCGACTGGCCGTTCCTCGACGTCACCGCCACCCGGGGCCGCACCCTGGCCGACACCGTCGGCCCCGGGATGCGGCTCCTCGTCAGCGGGCTCAACCCCAGCCTCCACGCCGCCGACGCCGGCGTCGGGTACGTCGGGCCCGGCAACCGCTTCTGGCCGGCGCTGGCCGAGGCCGGCCTCCTCCCCCCGGGCGCCGACCGCGACCCGTGGCGGCTGCTGGCCACCGGCGGCATCGGCATGACCGACCTGGTGAAGCGGGCCACGCCGCGGGCGTCGGACCTGACCACCGCCGAGTACCGGGCGGGCGTCGCCCGCCTCGACCGGCTGTGCACGATGCTCGCCCCCGAGGCGGTGCTCCTCGTCGGCCTGGCCGGGTGGCGGGCCGGGGCCGACCGGGCGGCCACGCCGGGATGGCAGGCCCGCCACCTCGGCGCCAGCCCCGTGTACGTCATGCCCTCCACCAGCGGCCTCAACGCCGGCACCAGCCGGGCCGACCTCGTCGCCCACCTCCGCGCCGCCGCGATCGGCCCCCCGCAGGCCGCGCCCTGA
- a CDS encoding glycosyltransferase, with protein sequence MIRPRAVLALTADLSPSDTNRTLLSLLEELGRAGAVDPRRTRVVAGDGGALAGVVTGDTDLADVRVVGDGPDRVGAVAARVHPRARPAGERVGLSWGLARHPARSGLGPPDVVWSHGAAALGLADALPRPARRAPLVVRLYDGPIGLRRAAGPDAAARLARARLVVVSSAALRDHLVDDLGLDRSRIAVRPPWILPPLPDEATGGPVSPPPVPAGALVVGGGGPICWRAGTDLFVDLATRLPRAVDGRPVHLVWAGRPDGPDALERITTDVDRRRIGDRVHIVDADGWRRGWPAPALVVVTAREAPVPLLALGASRRSVPVVGHRTAGLAEILPPAVHDESLVDLFAGDTLARVVGGLLEDPDARHSLGAEQGAHVTRHHAAASRVAELWADVAAHLARG encoded by the coding sequence GTGATCCGCCCGCGGGCCGTGCTGGCCCTGACCGCCGACCTCAGCCCGTCGGACACCAACCGCACCCTCCTCTCCCTGCTCGAGGAGCTGGGGCGGGCCGGCGCCGTCGACCCGAGGCGGACGCGGGTCGTGGCCGGCGACGGCGGGGCCCTGGCCGGCGTGGTCACCGGCGACACCGACCTGGCCGACGTCCGGGTCGTGGGCGACGGCCCCGACCGGGTGGGGGCCGTCGCCGCCCGGGTCCACCCCCGCGCCCGCCCGGCCGGAGAGCGGGTCGGCCTCTCCTGGGGGCTCGCCCGCCACCCGGCGCGCTCGGGGCTGGGCCCCCCCGACGTGGTCTGGTCCCACGGGGCGGCGGCCCTGGGCCTGGCCGACGCCCTCCCCCGGCCGGCACGTCGGGCCCCGCTCGTCGTCCGGCTGTACGACGGTCCCATCGGCCTGCGCCGCGCCGCCGGGCCCGACGCCGCCGCCCGGCTGGCCCGCGCCCGCCTCGTCGTGGTCTCGTCCGCCGCCCTCCGGGACCACCTCGTCGACGACCTCGGCCTCGACCGGTCGAGGATCGCCGTGCGCCCGCCGTGGATCCTGCCGCCCCTCCCCGACGAGGCCACCGGCGGCCCGGTCAGCCCGCCCCCCGTCCCCGCCGGCGCGCTGGTCGTGGGCGGTGGCGGACCGATCTGCTGGCGGGCGGGCACCGACCTGTTCGTCGACCTGGCCACCCGCCTCCCCCGCGCCGTGGACGGGCGCCCCGTCCACCTGGTGTGGGCCGGCCGGCCCGACGGGCCCGACGCCCTCGAGCGGATCACCACCGACGTGGACCGGCGCCGGATCGGCGACCGGGTCCACATCGTCGACGCCGACGGGTGGCGGCGGGGCTGGCCGGCGCCGGCGCTGGTCGTCGTCACCGCCCGGGAGGCGCCGGTCCCGCTGCTCGCCCTCGGCGCGTCCCGGCGCTCGGTCCCCGTCGTCGGCCACCGCACGGCAGGCCTGGCCGAGATCCTGCCCCCCGCGGTGCACGACGAGTCGCTGGTCGACCTCTTCGCCGGCGACACCCTGGCCCGGGTGGTGGGCGGCCTGCTCGAGGACCCCGACGCCCGCCACAGCCTCGGGGCCGAGCAGGGCGCCCACGTCACCCGTCACCACGCCGCCGCGTCCCGCGTCGCCGAGCTGTGGGCCGACGTGGCCGCCCACCTCGCCCGCGGCTGA
- a CDS encoding transglutaminase family protein, producing the protein MATRLAVTHATSYRYEAPVTTSYNEARLEPRSDRRQTVLSWSLDVSPAVRVVNHVDYWGTMVHHFDLQVPHTELSVVAKAVVETGVTRMGPGEATWDDLASPEVRDRFYELLVPTAIVALDDESLVATAAEIRARATTPAEAAEAAVGYVNDRLAYEQGFTGVATTAPEVLAAGRGVCQDFAHLSLALLRTMGIPAWYVSGYLHPADEPEIGEATVGESHAWVAAWTGRVWPLDPTSLSPVFDRHVRVAAGRDYHDVPPFRGVYAGGGAQELEVTVEVTRQA; encoded by the coding sequence ATGGCCACCCGCCTCGCCGTCACCCACGCCACCTCGTACCGGTACGAGGCCCCCGTCACCACGTCGTACAACGAGGCCCGGCTCGAGCCGCGCAGCGATCGCCGCCAGACGGTCCTGTCGTGGAGCCTCGACGTGAGCCCCGCCGTCCGGGTGGTCAACCACGTCGACTACTGGGGGACGATGGTCCACCACTTCGACCTGCAGGTGCCCCACACCGAGCTGTCGGTCGTGGCCAAGGCGGTCGTCGAGACGGGCGTGACCCGCATGGGCCCGGGCGAGGCCACCTGGGACGACCTGGCCTCGCCCGAGGTGCGGGACCGCTTCTACGAGCTGCTGGTGCCGACGGCCATCGTCGCCCTCGACGACGAGTCCCTGGTCGCCACGGCGGCCGAGATCCGGGCCCGCGCCACCACCCCGGCCGAGGCGGCCGAGGCCGCGGTCGGCTACGTGAACGACCGGCTCGCCTACGAGCAGGGCTTCACCGGCGTCGCCACCACCGCCCCCGAGGTCCTCGCCGCCGGGCGGGGGGTGTGCCAGGACTTCGCCCACCTGTCGCTGGCGCTGCTGCGCACCATGGGGATCCCCGCCTGGTACGTGTCGGGGTACCTGCACCCGGCCGACGAGCCCGAGATCGGCGAGGCGACCGTGGGCGAGAGCCACGCCTGGGTCGCGGCCTGGACGGGGCGGGTCTGGCCCCTCGACCCGACGTCGCTGTCGCCGGTCTTCGACCGCCACGTCCGGGTCGCCGCCGGGCGCGACTACCACGACGTCCCGCCGTTCCGCGGCGTCTACGCCGGCGGCGGGGCCCAGGAGCTCGAGGTCACCGTCGAGGTCACGCGCCAGGCCTGA
- a CDS encoding enoyl-CoA hydratase-related protein — protein MTSDLVLVDHPAPHVGRVTLDRPDRLNAMSIDLVLALDDALGALAEENGTWVVVLTGAGRGFCSGLDLEDHGVVPGIDGLTVGRIAQRAMRVYSRLVPRLRKLPQPVIAAVNGPAFGGGMCLALGADLRLASESAVFNATGIVNGLTSTEMGASWLLPRLVGAAWANDVLLTGRRVDAAEALRAGLVSRVLPDDELADAAVALASDMCAHSPYGLAMTKDVLWANLEISSLEAAIELEDRNQLMLGFTENLPEAMRAFRAGRAPAYTDEPRRDLFSG, from the coding sequence GTGACCAGCGACCTCGTCCTCGTCGACCACCCGGCCCCGCACGTCGGACGGGTGACGCTCGACCGGCCCGACCGGCTGAACGCCATGTCGATCGACCTCGTCCTCGCCCTCGACGACGCCCTGGGCGCCCTGGCCGAGGAGAACGGGACGTGGGTGGTCGTCCTCACCGGCGCCGGTCGAGGGTTCTGCTCGGGCCTCGACCTCGAGGACCACGGCGTGGTCCCCGGCATCGACGGGCTGACGGTGGGCCGCATCGCCCAGCGGGCCATGCGCGTCTACAGCCGCCTCGTGCCCCGCCTGCGCAAGCTGCCCCAGCCGGTGATCGCCGCCGTGAACGGGCCCGCCTTCGGCGGCGGGATGTGCCTCGCCCTCGGAGCCGACCTCCGGCTCGCCTCGGAGTCAGCGGTGTTCAACGCCACCGGCATCGTCAACGGCCTGACGTCCACCGAGATGGGGGCGTCGTGGCTGCTCCCCCGGCTGGTCGGGGCGGCGTGGGCCAACGACGTCCTGCTGACCGGGCGCCGCGTCGACGCCGCCGAGGCGCTGCGGGCCGGCCTCGTCAGCCGGGTGCTCCCCGACGACGAGCTGGCCGACGCCGCCGTCGCCCTCGCCTCCGACATGTGCGCCCACTCGCCCTACGGGCTGGCCATGACCAAGGACGTCCTGTGGGCGAACCTGGAGATCTCCAGCCTCGAGGCCGCCATCGAGCTCGAGGACCGCAACCAGCTCATGCTCGGCTTCACCGAGAACCTGCCCGAGGCCATGCGCGCCTTCCGCGCCGGCCGGGCGCCCGCCTACACCGACGAGCCCCGGCGCGACCTGTTCTCCGGCTGA
- a CDS encoding LLM class F420-dependent oxidoreductase, which produces MAASTVGFTYASLMGLGPQYAVETARRAAEVGFRSFWTAETTGPEAFSLLAAAGVAAPGLDLGTGVLALQLRTPPLAAMSAATLAALDPDRDVLLGVGISSPVVTSRWHGAPYGSQPLGQVREYVALVRECLSGEKVTFAGDHYAVKGFRLGLRQGERRPRIVLGALGPKMLRLAGEVADGVLLNYLPATHVAWSVEQVRAGEAAAGRDPGSCTVYAYVHAGVADRDGALANGRKDLFSYAVVDSYAESFTRAGFGDAVTEVRERHAAGDREGALAAVSEEMVDAIDVVGDADLVRDTVRAYAAAGVDHPVLMPLPWGADRKQVVADTMRAAIDA; this is translated from the coding sequence ATGGCCGCATCGACCGTCGGGTTCACCTACGCCAGCCTCATGGGGCTCGGTCCGCAGTACGCGGTGGAGACCGCCCGGCGCGCCGCCGAGGTCGGGTTCCGGTCGTTCTGGACGGCCGAGACCACGGGACCGGAGGCGTTCTCGCTCCTCGCCGCCGCGGGGGTCGCCGCCCCGGGCCTCGACCTCGGCACCGGGGTCCTCGCCCTCCAGCTCCGCACCCCGCCGCTCGCGGCCATGTCGGCCGCCACCCTCGCCGCCCTCGACCCCGACCGCGACGTGCTCCTCGGCGTGGGCATCTCCTCCCCGGTCGTGACGTCGCGCTGGCACGGGGCCCCCTACGGGTCCCAGCCGCTGGGCCAGGTCCGCGAGTACGTCGCCCTGGTGCGGGAGTGCCTGTCGGGCGAGAAGGTCACCTTCGCCGGCGACCACTACGCGGTGAAGGGGTTCCGGCTCGGGCTGCGGCAGGGCGAGCGGCGCCCGCGGATCGTGCTCGGCGCCCTCGGCCCGAAGATGCTGCGGCTGGCCGGCGAGGTCGCCGACGGTGTGCTCCTCAACTACCTCCCGGCGACGCACGTGGCCTGGTCGGTCGAGCAGGTGCGGGCCGGCGAGGCCGCCGCCGGCCGGGATCCCGGGTCGTGCACCGTCTACGCCTACGTCCACGCCGGTGTCGCCGACCGCGACGGCGCCCTGGCCAACGGGCGCAAGGACCTCTTCTCCTACGCGGTGGTCGACTCCTACGCCGAGAGCTTCACGCGGGCCGGGTTCGGCGACGCCGTGACCGAGGTGCGCGAGCGCCACGCCGCCGGCGACCGCGAGGGCGCCCTCGCCGCGGTGAGCGAGGAGATGGTCGACGCCATCGACGTCGTCGGCGACGCCGACCTGGTGCGGGACACGGTGCGGGCCTACGCCGCCGCCGGCGTCGACCACCCGGTGCTCATGCCCCTGCCGTGGGGCGCCGACCGCAAGCAGGTCGTGGCCGACACCATGCGCGCCGCCATCGACGCGTAG
- a CDS encoding L-lactate dehydrogenase encodes MRFASDRPLGLVPATIADHRELARRRLPRQLFDYIDGGAYDEATMAANVADLVDVRLRQRVMRDVGTRTQATTVLGQDLATPVILGPVGLGGMFAQRAEVQAARAAEAAGVPFVESTVSICSIEEVAEATTRPPWFQLYVMRDRSYAEGLMARAAKVASPVLVLTVDLAVVGARHRDTRNAMVGEVTAWAKARRGLDLVSHPQWVRDVAIGGKPLTFGNLTDAVPGASTPDQFRDWVDAQFDPSVTWDDIAWVRQHWDGKLLVKGVLDAEDARRAVDAGVDGLVVSNHGGRQLDAVASSARALPAVVEAVGDRVEVLADGGIRSGLDVVKLMALGARACLIGRGWAWAVAGQGEAGVAHVLEGLKADIDVALGLTGTTSVEDLGPDNLL; translated from the coding sequence ATGAGGTTCGCATCCGATCGACCGCTGGGGCTCGTGCCCGCGACAATCGCCGACCACCGCGAGCTGGCCCGGCGTCGGCTGCCCCGCCAGCTGTTCGACTACATCGACGGCGGCGCCTACGACGAGGCGACCATGGCCGCCAACGTCGCCGACCTGGTCGATGTGCGCCTGCGCCAGCGGGTGATGCGCGACGTGGGCACCCGGACCCAGGCCACGACGGTGCTGGGCCAGGATCTGGCCACGCCCGTCATCCTCGGCCCGGTCGGGTTGGGCGGGATGTTCGCCCAGAGGGCCGAGGTCCAGGCGGCGCGGGCCGCCGAGGCCGCCGGCGTGCCCTTCGTCGAGTCGACGGTGTCGATCTGCTCGATCGAGGAGGTGGCCGAGGCGACGACCCGGCCGCCCTGGTTCCAGCTCTACGTGATGCGCGACCGCAGCTACGCCGAGGGGCTGATGGCCCGGGCGGCGAAGGTCGCCAGCCCGGTGCTCGTGCTCACCGTCGACCTGGCCGTGGTCGGCGCCCGCCATCGCGACACGCGCAACGCCATGGTCGGCGAGGTCACGGCGTGGGCCAAGGCCCGGCGGGGCCTCGACCTGGTGTCGCACCCGCAGTGGGTGCGCGACGTGGCCATCGGCGGCAAGCCCCTGACCTTCGGCAACCTCACCGACGCCGTGCCCGGGGCGAGCACGCCGGACCAGTTCCGGGACTGGGTCGATGCCCAGTTCGACCCCTCGGTGACCTGGGACGACATCGCCTGGGTCCGCCAGCACTGGGACGGCAAGCTGTTGGTGAAGGGCGTGCTCGACGCCGAGGACGCCCGCCGGGCGGTCGACGCCGGGGTCGACGGCCTCGTGGTGTCGAACCACGGCGGGCGCCAGCTCGACGCGGTGGCGTCGTCGGCCCGGGCCCTGCCCGCGGTGGTCGAGGCCGTCGGCGACCGTGTCGAGGTGCTGGCCGACGGCGGCATCCGCAGCGGCCTCGACGTGGTGAAGCTCATGGCGCTCGGGGCCCGGGCCTGCCTGATCGGCCGGGGCTGGGCGTGGGCCGTCGCCGGGCAGGGCGAGGCCGGCGTCGCCCACGTGCTCGAGGGGCTGAAGGCCGACATCGACGTGGCCCTCGGCCTCACCGGCACCACGTCGGTCGAGGACCTCGGCCCCGACAACCTGCTCTAG